From one Lactiplantibacillus paraplantarum genomic stretch:
- a CDS encoding ABC transporter ATP-binding protein: MEKPENVIEVRNLEINFHTYAGEVKAIRDVSFDLRKGETLAIVGESGSGKSVTTRSLMGLLAPNAEIKRGSIMFHGEDIIKKSEKDMQHIRGKDIAMIFQDPMTSLDPTMRIGMQIAEPLMKHKGLKKKEAIAQALEMLKLVGITNPEGRINDYPYQFSGGMRQRIVIAIALVCYPEVLIADEPTTALDVTIQAQILDLMKDLQNRIDTSIIFITHDLGVVAGMADRVAVMYAGKIVEYGTVDEIFFNPQHPYTWGLLNSMPTLDTESGSLSAIPGTPPDLLEPPVGDAFAARSDYAMKIDTEKEPPFFKVSDTHYAATWLLHPDAPKVTPPAEIVRRQQKFAAMQKPQAPISDPAVKE; the protein is encoded by the coding sequence ATGGAAAAACCAGAAAATGTGATTGAAGTTCGCAATTTGGAAATTAATTTCCATACCTATGCGGGCGAAGTTAAAGCCATCCGTGACGTTAGCTTTGATTTGCGTAAGGGTGAAACCTTGGCAATTGTTGGTGAATCAGGCTCTGGTAAGTCAGTGACGACCCGTTCACTGATGGGCTTGTTAGCACCCAATGCTGAAATTAAACGTGGGAGTATCATGTTCCACGGTGAAGATATTATTAAAAAGTCCGAAAAAGACATGCAACACATTCGTGGTAAGGATATTGCCATGATTTTCCAAGATCCGATGACTTCGTTGGACCCAACGATGCGGATTGGGATGCAGATTGCGGAACCTTTGATGAAGCATAAAGGGTTAAAGAAAAAAGAAGCAATCGCCCAAGCGTTGGAAATGCTGAAGCTGGTTGGGATTACTAATCCTGAAGGCCGCATTAATGATTATCCGTACCAATTCTCAGGTGGGATGCGGCAACGGATCGTGATCGCGATTGCGTTAGTATGTTATCCAGAAGTTCTGATTGCCGATGAACCAACTACGGCCCTGGATGTCACGATTCAAGCCCAAATTTTAGACTTGATGAAGGATTTACAAAATCGAATTGATACGTCGATTATTTTCATTACCCATGATTTAGGGGTCGTCGCCGGTATGGCTGACCGAGTCGCCGTTATGTATGCCGGTAAGATCGTGGAATACGGAACGGTCGATGAGATCTTCTTCAATCCACAACATCCATACACGTGGGGGCTATTAAATTCGATGCCGACCTTAGATACTGAAAGTGGATCATTGTCAGCGATTCCAGGGACGCCACCAGACTTATTGGAACCCCCAGTTGGCGATGCCTTTGCAGCGCGGAGTGATTACGCAATGAAGATTGATACCGAAAAGGAACCACCGTTCTTTAAGGTATCAGATACGCATTATGCAGCAACTTGGTTACTGCATCCAGATGCACCTAAAGTCACGCCACCGGCTGAGATTGTCCGACGGCAACAAAAGTTTGCGGCCATGCAAAAACCGCAAGCGCCAATTTCAGATCCTGCAGTAAAGGAGTAA
- a CDS encoding ABC transporter ATP-binding protein produces the protein MPDERKKILEVRHLKQYFNVGKRDEVRAVDDVSFDIYEGETFGLVGESGSGKTTTGRSIIHLYEPTDGEIIFDGKDVSKLHTKKERHEFRREIQMIFQDPYASLNPRMKVKDIVAEGIDIHGLAKDDADRTKQVEDLLETVGLNKDHSSRYPHEFSGGQRQRIGIARALAVEPKFIIADEPISALDVSIQAQVVNLMKELQVKQNLTYLFIAHDLSMVKYISDRIGVMHYGKILEIGPADEVYNHPLHKYTESLISAVPVPDPEFERNRKQVPYDETTEHDGKKRRMVEIAPGHFVRASEEEIPVYTKRAVEAGLITEFSE, from the coding sequence ATGCCTGATGAACGTAAGAAAATTTTAGAAGTACGCCATTTAAAGCAATACTTTAATGTTGGCAAACGTGATGAAGTTCGGGCCGTTGATGACGTCTCCTTTGACATCTATGAAGGTGAAACATTCGGTTTAGTTGGTGAATCTGGTTCCGGGAAGACCACGACTGGTCGCTCCATCATCCACTTATACGAACCAACTGATGGTGAAATTATTTTTGACGGCAAGGACGTTTCTAAATTGCACACTAAGAAGGAACGCCATGAATTCCGGCGGGAAATCCAAATGATTTTCCAAGATCCATACGCCTCACTGAATCCGCGGATGAAAGTTAAGGATATTGTTGCTGAAGGCATCGATATTCATGGTTTAGCCAAGGACGATGCTGACCGAACGAAACAAGTAGAAGACTTGCTTGAAACCGTTGGGCTCAATAAGGATCATTCTAGCCGGTATCCACATGAATTCTCTGGTGGGCAGCGGCAACGAATCGGGATTGCCCGGGCGTTAGCCGTGGAACCTAAATTTATCATTGCTGACGAACCGATTTCAGCGCTGGACGTTTCGATTCAAGCGCAAGTTGTCAACTTAATGAAGGAACTTCAAGTTAAGCAGAATTTGACGTACCTATTTATTGCCCATGACTTGTCGATGGTCAAGTATATTAGTGACCGCATCGGCGTCATGCATTACGGTAAGATTCTTGAGATTGGTCCAGCTGATGAAGTCTATAATCATCCGCTGCATAAATACACCGAGAGTTTGATCTCAGCAGTGCCGGTCCCTGATCCGGAATTTGAACGTAATCGTAAGCAGGTGCCTTATGACGAAACGACCGAGCACGACGGCAAGAAACGTCGAATGGTTGAAATTGCTCCGGGACACTTTGTACGAGCTAGTGAGGAAGAGATTCCAGTCTATACGAAGCGGGCAGTTGAGGCCGGCTTAATCACAGAATTTTCTGAATAG
- a CDS encoding MarR family winged helix-turn-helix transcriptional regulator, giving the protein MQQSINYIMNIMHLERDLKRLTSNWSSATGLSLNELRILVYVEQHPGIQIGDVADALNVAKASLAQNIGTLITQGWLKSQPIKQDRRLRVLTLTKTGQERMKEVDAQLTQSLDTTPATQLADQLSALQL; this is encoded by the coding sequence ATGCAACAATCTATTAATTATATTATGAATATCATGCACCTTGAACGCGACTTAAAACGACTTACATCTAACTGGTCGTCCGCTACGGGGCTTAGTTTGAATGAATTACGGATTTTAGTCTACGTTGAACAACATCCAGGCATTCAAATTGGTGACGTTGCAGATGCCTTGAACGTGGCTAAGGCCTCATTGGCACAAAATATTGGGACTCTGATTACCCAGGGATGGTTGAAAAGCCAACCAATTAAACAAGACCGGCGTTTGCGGGTGTTAACACTCACTAAAACTGGTCAGGAACGAATGAAAGAAGTCGATGCCCAGCTGACCCAATCACTCGATACAACGCCGGCAACGCAATTAGCAGATCAATTATCGGCCTTACAACTATAG
- a CDS encoding tyrosine-type recombinase/integrase, with protein sequence MHYNVEPLRTTQEIDDFLWAVSQARYGERNRMIVLVGINTGLRMSDILRLTVGQVRGRDRVMIMEQKTGKKRWLFLKNLKTELGRFTRYRATSEPLFCSDRGGALTVNGVYRVFQTASEYLERDDIGTHTLRKTFGYHYYQQTHDIAGLMMIFNHSSEQVTKRYIGIERDNLERQLWDFKLGV encoded by the coding sequence ATGCATTATAATGTTGAACCGCTGCGAACTACGCAAGAAATCGATGATTTTTTGTGGGCTGTGTCGCAAGCGCGTTATGGGGAACGTAACCGCATGATTGTTTTGGTCGGTATTAATACCGGGTTACGAATGAGCGACATTTTAAGACTAACGGTTGGGCAAGTTCGAGGTAGAGACCGCGTCATGATTATGGAACAAAAGACTGGTAAGAAGCGTTGGCTGTTCTTGAAAAATCTAAAGACTGAATTGGGCCGCTTTACGCGCTATCGGGCCACTAGTGAACCATTGTTTTGTAGTGATCGGGGTGGTGCGTTGACTGTGAATGGTGTCTATCGGGTCTTCCAGACTGCTAGTGAGTATCTTGAACGTGATGATATTGGGACACATACATTGCGTAAGACCTTTGGATATCACTATTATCAACAGACGCATGATATTGCTGGTTTGATGATGATTTTTAATCATTCTAGTGAACAGGTCACAAAGCGCTATATTGGAATTGAACGGGACAACTTAGAGCGGCAGTTATGGGACTTTAAACTAGGGGTTTAG
- a CDS encoding macro domain-containing protein: MLMYVNSNLFDSPAQVLVNTVNTVGVMGKGIALQFKKLYPEMFRNYQHFCESGALTVGKLYLYKAPGKWILNFPTKKNWRNKSQLAYIEAGLQKFVATYQEKEIESISFPQLGTGNGGLDWEREVQPLMEKYLRKLPIKVYVHIYTGWEKQPEYKNIKEMRTWIESEPDSLSFTEFKRDFITAQTGTNFVEKNRRIQIVDDDEPVDATAGSFMKITHQDTNIAYAITQTNFTDIWTRLRDQGILLDVDLPQSVLEHQDNGLLKQLLVKIPYITTLSVKIGEDKTTALSLRKRALSERATKKSAAYSEILMEG; the protein is encoded by the coding sequence ATGTTAATGTACGTTAATTCAAATCTTTTTGATAGCCCCGCCCAAGTGTTGGTGAATACTGTTAATACAGTTGGTGTTATGGGGAAGGGAATTGCACTTCAATTTAAAAAACTTTATCCTGAAATGTTTAGGAACTATCAACATTTCTGTGAGAGCGGTGCTTTGACGGTAGGAAAATTATATCTATATAAAGCACCAGGAAAATGGATCTTAAACTTTCCAACTAAAAAGAATTGGCGAAATAAATCGCAATTGGCATACATTGAGGCCGGCCTACAAAAGTTTGTAGCGACCTATCAGGAAAAGGAAATCGAATCTATCTCGTTTCCACAATTAGGGACTGGAAATGGTGGCCTTGATTGGGAACGAGAAGTTCAACCGTTAATGGAAAAGTATTTGCGAAAATTGCCAATTAAAGTCTATGTCCATATTTATACTGGATGGGAAAAACAACCAGAGTATAAGAATATCAAGGAAATGCGTACTTGGATCGAGAGTGAGCCGGATTCTTTGAGCTTTACAGAATTTAAGCGAGATTTCATTACGGCTCAAACAGGGACTAACTTCGTTGAAAAAAATCGACGTATTCAGATTGTTGATGATGATGAACCGGTAGATGCAACCGCAGGAAGTTTTATGAAGATTACACATCAGGATACCAATATAGCTTATGCGATTACACAGACTAATTTCACTGACATCTGGACTCGACTTCGAGATCAAGGAATACTTTTGGATGTTGATTTGCCACAGTCGGTGCTGGAACATCAAGATAATGGTCTTTTAAAGCAATTATTAGTGAAAATACCCTATATTACAACGCTATCGGTCAAAATAGGCGAGGATAAGACCACGGCGCTATCATTACGTAAGCGGGCCCTATCAGAGCGTGCTACCAAGAAGTCGGCTGCTTACTCTGAAATTCTAATGGAGGGGTAG
- a CDS encoding DarT ssDNA thymidine ADP-ribosyltransferase family protein, which translates to MLYQDTVDRLLSGKIDIGLNPTKRKYWPRFAFHFTDIDNAIDILNQGFLVSREYAKKYGVMRNDNASNVVISQTNENVKSMVRLYFRPRTPTQYYNEGFQTSYRCNQSDLQANCPVPVFFLFDLVSLLKCPDVQFSDRSLASSGTSLMRTPTEFSRLPFDKIYHDSGMAGLDSLQRRKITQHKHAEIVVPQKLDLSLLKLIYVRSIAEKTTLLEKLHADCNFRYDSLIQVGDESTFYMDRNFIQSVNMNTRYLHIKSNVKDPYPKEWGRETKFAINPDSENRYLNVVVNISLPSGRMVSWPGSDHRAVLHNKMDFRWPNPLNNYQVEVLIDGHVAYYNHFEQIDDAPF; encoded by the coding sequence ATGTTATATCAAGATACTGTGGATCGTCTACTAAGTGGCAAGATTGATATTGGTCTTAATCCAACTAAACGAAAATATTGGCCACGTTTTGCTTTTCACTTCACCGATATTGATAACGCAATTGATATTTTAAATCAAGGTTTTTTAGTTTCGAGGGAATATGCTAAAAAGTATGGTGTAATGCGCAATGATAATGCTAGCAATGTGGTGATTAGTCAGACTAACGAGAATGTTAAGAGTATGGTGCGGCTGTATTTTCGGCCGCGGACGCCAACGCAGTATTATAACGAAGGTTTTCAGACTTCGTATAGGTGTAACCAGAGTGATCTTCAAGCGAATTGTCCGGTACCGGTGTTCTTTCTGTTTGATCTGGTAAGTCTTTTAAAGTGCCCTGATGTTCAATTTTCAGATCGGTCGTTGGCTAGTAGCGGAACTTCGCTAATGAGAACACCGACAGAATTTAGTCGATTGCCATTTGATAAGATTTATCATGATTCAGGGATGGCGGGACTAGATAGTTTGCAGCGAAGAAAGATTACGCAGCATAAACACGCGGAAATTGTTGTACCGCAAAAGCTTGATTTGAGTTTACTTAAACTGATTTATGTTCGATCAATTGCTGAAAAAACGACCTTATTGGAAAAATTACATGCTGATTGTAATTTTCGGTATGATTCGCTTATACAGGTGGGTGATGAATCTACTTTTTATATGGATAGAAATTTCATTCAGAGCGTTAATATGAACACTAGGTATCTGCATATCAAGAGTAATGTTAAAGATCCTTATCCTAAAGAATGGGGCAGAGAGACTAAATTTGCCATCAATCCTGACAGTGAAAATCGTTACTTGAACGTGGTTGTTAACATCTCTTTGCCAAGCGGAAGGATGGTTAGTTGGCCGGGATCTGATCATCGGGCAGTTTTACACAATAAAATGGATTTTAGGTGGCCTAATCCTTTAAATAACTATCAAGTAGAAGTTTTGATTGATGGTCATGTCGCTTACTATAATCACTTTGAACAAATTGATGATGCGCCATTTTAG
- a CDS encoding ATP-dependent Clp protease ATP-binding subunit, which yields MLCDNCHKNEATIHLYTSVNGQRRQINLCQNCYQLLKNQEQQPNNGVGGADMAQDPFGFGGLDDIFRAMQGGVDSNAYRQQQTPPTQPAGPNGGNRRGNNNGGGLLGQYGFNLTAQAKQGKIDPVIGRDNEINRVIEILNRRTKNNPVLIGEAGVGKTAVVEGLAQKIVSGQVPQKLLDKEIIRLDVASLVQGTGIRGQFEQRMQQLMKEVQSNPNIILFIDEIHEIMGAGNAEGGMDAGNVLKPALARGDFQLVGATTLNEYRDIEKDAALARRFQPVTVNEPSVEESIKILKGIQKKYEDYHHVKYDQDAIVAAVKVSNRYIQDRFLPDKAIDLLDEAGSRKNLTLKTVDPKTIQEKIDEAEKQKQDALKKEDYEKAAYYRDQVAKLEKAKPDESSDQPNNDTATVTVKDMEQIVEEKTSIPVGDLQAKEQAQMKTLAPDLKSTVIGQDQAVEAVARAIRRNRIGLNGTGRPIGSFMFVGPTGVGKTELAKQLAKELFGSQDAMIRFDMSEYMEPHSVAKLIGSPPGYVGYEEAGQLTEQVRRHPYSLVLLDEVEKAHPDVMHMFLQILDDGRLTDSQGRTVSFKDTIIIMTSNAGTGDSEANVGFGAAAEGKTHDITSRLTDYFKPEFLNRFDDIIQFNALSKENLMKIVGLMIEDVNGMLANQGLHVHVTEPVEEKLVELGYNPQMGARPLRRVIQEQIEDRIADFYLDHGDVKNMVAKVEDGKIVLAAETKTE from the coding sequence ATGCTTTGTGACAATTGCCATAAGAACGAAGCGACGATTCATTTATATACGAGCGTCAACGGTCAGCGGCGACAAATCAACCTTTGTCAAAATTGCTATCAACTGCTAAAGAATCAGGAACAGCAACCAAATAACGGAGTTGGAGGTGCTGATATGGCACAAGATCCATTCGGTTTTGGTGGTCTTGACGACATTTTCCGTGCAATGCAGGGCGGCGTTGATTCTAACGCGTACCGGCAACAACAGACCCCACCGACCCAGCCAGCTGGTCCTAATGGCGGTAATCGTCGTGGCAATAACAACGGCGGTGGCCTCCTTGGTCAATACGGTTTCAACTTAACCGCGCAAGCTAAACAGGGCAAAATTGATCCAGTGATTGGTCGCGATAACGAAATCAATCGTGTTATCGAGATCTTAAATCGCCGGACCAAGAATAACCCCGTTTTGATTGGTGAAGCTGGTGTTGGTAAAACGGCGGTCGTGGAAGGTTTAGCACAGAAAATCGTTTCTGGTCAAGTTCCACAAAAACTGTTAGATAAAGAAATTATTCGTTTGGACGTGGCTTCCCTTGTTCAAGGGACTGGTATTCGGGGTCAATTTGAACAACGAATGCAGCAATTAATGAAGGAAGTTCAAAGTAATCCGAATATCATTCTCTTCATTGACGAAATCCATGAAATCATGGGTGCCGGCAATGCTGAAGGTGGTATGGATGCGGGTAACGTCTTAAAGCCCGCCCTTGCTCGTGGCGACTTCCAATTAGTTGGAGCTACGACATTAAATGAATACCGCGACATCGAAAAGGATGCCGCCCTCGCCCGCCGGTTCCAACCGGTCACGGTCAACGAACCAAGTGTCGAAGAATCCATCAAGATTCTGAAGGGTATTCAAAAGAAGTATGAAGACTATCACCACGTTAAGTATGATCAAGATGCTATCGTAGCGGCAGTTAAGGTATCAAACCGTTACATTCAAGATCGCTTCTTACCCGACAAGGCCATCGACTTACTCGATGAAGCCGGTTCACGTAAGAACTTAACATTGAAGACGGTTGATCCAAAGACGATCCAAGAAAAGATCGATGAGGCCGAAAAGCAGAAACAGGACGCCTTGAAGAAGGAAGACTACGAAAAAGCGGCCTACTATCGTGATCAAGTAGCTAAGTTAGAAAAAGCTAAGCCCGATGAAAGTTCAGACCAGCCTAATAACGACACTGCCACTGTAACAGTCAAGGATATGGAACAAATTGTCGAAGAAAAGACAAGTATTCCAGTTGGTGACTTGCAGGCTAAGGAACAAGCCCAAATGAAGACCTTAGCGCCTGATCTTAAGAGTACGGTCATCGGCCAAGACCAAGCGGTTGAAGCTGTTGCCCGGGCCATCCGGCGTAATCGGATTGGTCTCAATGGGACTGGTCGGCCAATCGGCTCCTTCATGTTTGTCGGCCCAACCGGGGTCGGTAAAACTGAATTGGCTAAACAACTGGCTAAAGAACTGTTCGGCTCACAAGATGCCATGATTCGGTTTGATATGAGTGAGTACATGGAACCCCATTCAGTGGCTAAGTTGATTGGTTCACCGCCTGGTTATGTTGGCTATGAAGAAGCTGGTCAGTTAACTGAACAAGTTCGGCGTCATCCTTATAGCTTGGTCCTACTAGACGAAGTTGAAAAGGCTCATCCGGATGTCATGCACATGTTCTTACAGATTCTCGATGATGGCCGTTTAACCGACTCACAAGGCCGGACGGTCAGCTTCAAGGATACGATTATCATCATGACTTCCAACGCTGGAACTGGCGACAGTGAGGCTAATGTCGGCTTTGGTGCTGCTGCTGAAGGTAAGACCCACGACATCACTAGCCGCTTGACAGATTACTTCAAACCAGAATTCTTAAACCGGTTTGATGACATCATTCAATTCAACGCGCTATCCAAGGAAAACTTGATGAAGATTGTTGGCTTGATGATCGAAGATGTCAACGGCATGTTAGCTAACCAAGGCTTACATGTTCACGTGACAGAACCCGTTGAGGAAAAGCTCGTTGAACTAGGTTACAACCCACAAATGGGCGCTCGGCCACTTCGGCGCGTTATCCAGGAACAAATCGAAGATCGCATCGCCGACTTCTATTTGGACCATGGCGACGTTAAGAATATGGTCGCAAAAGTTGAAGACGGCAAGATTGTTTTGGCGGCTGAAACTAAGACTGAATAA
- a CDS encoding phosphocarrier protein HPr has product MEKKEFHVIADTGIHARPATLLVQSASKFNSEITLQYQDKSVNLKSIMGVMSLGVGKDADVTISAEGADEADAIAALTDTMKKEGLSE; this is encoded by the coding sequence ATGGAAAAGAAAGAATTTCACGTAATCGCAGACACTGGTATCCACGCACGTCCCGCAACTTTATTGGTACAATCAGCAAGTAAGTTCAACTCAGAAATTACGTTGCAATACCAAGACAAGTCCGTTAACTTAAAGTCCATCATGGGTGTTATGTCACTCGGTGTTGGTAAAGATGCTGACGTTACCATTTCTGCTGAAGGTGCCGACGAAGCCGACGCCATCGCAGCTTTAACTGATACGATGAAGAAAGAAGGATTATCTGAATAA
- the ptsP gene encoding phosphoenolpyruvate--protein phosphotransferase yields MAEKVLKGIAASDGIAIAKAYMLVDPDLSFEKTTVSDTDAEVARLHDAFDASKAELKVIKDKAVENLGEEEAEVFEAHITILSDPEMLGQIEGKIKDDKVNAEEALKEVTDTFISMFEAMTDNAYMQERAGDIRDVTKRVLSHLLGVTLPSPALIDSEVIVVAHDLTPSDTAQLDRKYVKGFITDIGGRTSHSAIMSRTLEIPAVVGSESATTDIKEGDAVVLDGINGDALVTPTDAEVADYQQKAKDFVAQKAEWAKLKNEATVSKDGKHFELASNIGTPDDMDGVLDAGSEAIGLFRSEFLYMNSSELPDEDTQFEAYKKVVEGMNGKPVIVRTMDIGGDKELPYLPLPDEMNPFLGYRAIRISLDRDDIFRTQLRALLRASHYGQLRIMFPMIATLDEFRKAKAIFEEEKAKLVAAGTPVADDIKLGIMIEIPAAAILADQFAKEVDFFSIGTNDLIQYSFAADRGNEQVSYLYQPYNPSLLRLIKHVIDAAHANGRFTGMCGEVAGDQIAVPLLMGLGLDEFSMSSTSVLKTRSLMKKLDTKEMAKLADKALNECVTNEEVKELVEKNVFGK; encoded by the coding sequence ATGGCTGAAAAGGTACTAAAAGGAATTGCGGCCAGTGATGGTATTGCAATTGCTAAGGCCTATATGCTAGTTGATCCAGATTTATCATTCGAAAAAACAACGGTTTCTGATACGGATGCCGAAGTTGCACGGTTACATGACGCTTTCGATGCTTCCAAGGCTGAACTAAAGGTCATTAAAGACAAAGCGGTTGAAAACTTGGGTGAAGAAGAAGCGGAAGTTTTTGAAGCTCATATCACCATTTTGTCTGACCCAGAGATGCTTGGGCAAATTGAAGGTAAGATTAAGGATGATAAAGTCAATGCTGAAGAAGCGTTGAAGGAAGTTACTGATACTTTCATTTCAATGTTCGAAGCAATGACGGACAATGCATATATGCAAGAACGAGCTGGTGATATTCGCGACGTGACGAAGCGGGTCTTAAGCCACTTGTTAGGGGTAACCTTACCAAGTCCAGCTTTAATCGACTCCGAAGTAATCGTGGTTGCCCACGATTTAACACCTAGTGATACGGCTCAACTTGATCGCAAGTATGTTAAGGGCTTCATTACTGACATTGGTGGTCGGACTAGTCATTCGGCTATCATGTCACGGACGCTTGAAATTCCAGCGGTCGTTGGTTCTGAATCTGCTACGACTGATATCAAAGAAGGCGACGCGGTTGTCTTGGATGGTATCAATGGTGACGCTTTAGTTACGCCAACGGATGCTGAAGTTGCCGATTACCAACAAAAGGCTAAAGACTTTGTTGCGCAAAAGGCCGAATGGGCGAAGTTGAAAAACGAAGCCACCGTTTCTAAGGACGGCAAGCACTTTGAATTAGCTTCTAACATTGGGACACCGGACGATATGGACGGCGTTTTGGATGCTGGCTCTGAAGCCATTGGGTTGTTCCGGTCAGAATTCTTGTACATGAATAGTTCAGAATTACCTGACGAAGATACCCAATTCGAAGCTTACAAGAAGGTTGTCGAAGGAATGAACGGCAAACCGGTTATCGTTCGGACCATGGATATCGGTGGTGACAAGGAATTACCATACTTGCCATTACCTGATGAAATGAACCCATTCTTAGGTTACCGGGCTATTCGGATTTCCCTTGATCGCGATGACATTTTCCGGACCCAGTTACGGGCGTTATTACGGGCGTCACATTACGGTCAATTACGGATCATGTTCCCAATGATTGCTACGCTTGATGAATTCCGTAAAGCTAAGGCCATTTTTGAAGAAGAAAAGGCTAAGTTGGTTGCGGCTGGTACGCCAGTTGCTGATGACATCAAGCTTGGTATCATGATCGAAATTCCAGCAGCAGCTATTTTAGCTGACCAATTTGCTAAGGAAGTTGACTTCTTTAGTATTGGGACTAATGACTTGATCCAATACTCCTTTGCTGCCGATCGTGGCAACGAACAAGTGTCATACTTGTATCAACCGTACAACCCATCGTTGTTACGCTTGATCAAGCATGTCATTGACGCTGCTCACGCTAACGGTCGCTTCACGGGGATGTGTGGTGAAGTTGCTGGGGACCAAATTGCGGTACCATTATTGATGGGCTTAGGCTTGGATGAATTCTCAATGAGTTCAACTTCCGTGCTTAAGACACGTTCATTAATGAAGAAACTTGATACTAAGGAAATGGCTAAGTTAGCTGATAAGGCACTTAACGAGTGTGTCACTAACGAAGAAGTCAAGGAATTAGTTGAAAAGAACGTCTTTGGTAAATAA
- a CDS encoding glycosyltransferase family 4 protein, producing MNIGIFTDTYYPQVSGVATSIKVLRNQLERAGHQVYIFTTTDPHVDKNIYERNIFRFTSIPFVSFTDRRIAVRGLFKAYQVAKDLGLDIVHTQTEFSMGMIGKFVAKQLKVPCIHTYHTMYEDYLHYIANGKLLKPYHVKEATRAYCYHLNGIVAPSERVAKTLTGYGVKAPIRIIPTGIDINQYEQQSTADYRQKLGYQPETPVLLSLSRLAYEKNIHEVIAALPAILAQVPTAQLLIVGDGPARETLENQVQDAGLTAHVQFTGEIDNDEVYNYYQMADLFVSASNSESQGLTYIEALAAGLKTVVASSPYTDQLLDDPSLGTTFTSEASLVKDVVRYLQHPNTFNDPKPRQKKLYQISAEYFGKQVINYYQDVQLAYSESTDKSANISN from the coding sequence GTGAATATCGGGATATTTACAGACACATACTATCCACAAGTGAGTGGGGTCGCAACGTCAATTAAGGTGTTGCGCAATCAACTCGAACGGGCTGGTCATCAAGTCTATATCTTTACGACCACGGATCCCCATGTTGATAAGAATATTTATGAACGAAATATTTTTCGATTTACGAGCATTCCGTTTGTTTCGTTCACGGATCGGCGAATCGCTGTTCGGGGACTGTTTAAAGCTTACCAAGTTGCTAAGGATCTCGGACTAGATATTGTTCATACTCAGACAGAGTTCTCAATGGGGATGATTGGTAAGTTTGTTGCCAAGCAATTAAAAGTGCCATGTATTCATACCTATCACACCATGTATGAAGATTATTTACATTATATTGCCAATGGAAAACTGTTAAAACCATACCACGTTAAGGAAGCCACCCGAGCGTATTGTTATCATCTCAATGGGATTGTCGCACCCAGTGAGCGAGTAGCCAAGACACTTACTGGCTACGGGGTCAAGGCACCAATTCGGATTATTCCCACTGGGATTGATATTAATCAGTACGAACAGCAATCGACGGCTGATTATCGACAAAAACTTGGTTATCAGCCCGAGACGCCCGTGTTATTGTCATTAAGTCGGTTGGCGTATGAAAAAAACATTCATGAAGTCATTGCGGCGTTACCGGCGATCTTAGCGCAAGTGCCAACTGCCCAATTGCTCATTGTTGGGGATGGTCCGGCACGTGAAACGCTGGAAAATCAAGTTCAGGATGCTGGGCTAACGGCGCATGTTCAATTCACTGGTGAAATTGATAATGATGAAGTTTATAACTACTATCAGATGGCGGACTTGTTTGTTTCGGCTTCTAATTCGGAATCACAGGGGCTGACGTATATTGAAGCGCTAGCTGCAGGGCTTAAAACGGTGGTTGCATCTAGCCCGTATACGGATCAGTTATTAGATGATCCATCACTGGGAACGACATTTACTAGTGAGGCCAGTTTGGTTAAGGACGTGGTGCGCTATTTACAGCACCCTAACACTTTTAATGATCCCAAACCTCGTCAAAAGAAGCTTTATCAAATTTCAGCGGAGTATTTTGGCAAGCAGGTCATCAACTACTATCAAGACGTGCAGTTGGCATATTCTGAATCAACGGATAAGTCGGCCAACATTAGCAATTAA